The Mangrovimonas cancribranchiae nucleotide sequence TTCGCATAATGGCGGCATGTATGGGTATGCTAAGGATGTTAATAAACCTATGCAAGCTATAGTTTCTCCCAAAACTAAAATAGATAATTTACTGTTTACAGGACAAAGCTTAAATATGCATGGTATTTTGGGCGTTACTATTGGTGCCGTTATTACGTGTTCGCACTTACTTGGTATGGACTATTTAGTCGATAAAATTGTTGCGGCCAATCAAAAAACATAGTTCACAGTAAATATAAATTCGGTAATGGTTAACTTGCGCCTATATTTTAAAAATTGATTTTTGAGTTCTAAAATATGAATCTATTCAAAAAAATATCTCATTACAATATCGTTGTTATAGTACTTTTGCTATTCGTACTATCTTCTTGTGGTGTCTCAAAATCACTTCACGATGTTCCTAATGTTAGTCAGTATGATAATCATATCCCTAGCAGAACACAATTATCTGATTCTTCTTATATTTTAAAAACAAATTACATTACCAAAAACAAGCAAGGCCAATGGGAATTGTTTGTAGATGGCAACCCACTACAAATAGGCCTAAAAACAGGCTATTTAACCAAAGAACTGTTTGTAAAACAAGAAGACGCTTTTTTAAGTAAAGTTGATGACATTGTACCTTCTAAAACCAAGCAATATTTACTACGAAAAATGCTCGCTTGGTACAATCGTAAAATGTATTTACACGTTCCAGAAGAATATAAAACAGAAATTTATGGCCTCTCTAAATACGCTGGCGATAAATACGACTATGTTGCCGATGATTATCTTCGCGTGTTATATTTACATGGCGCACACGATATTGGTCACGCCTTTCAGGACTTGGCTTTAGTAGGATGTTCGTCGTTTGCTGCCTGGGGTGATAAAACAGAGGATGGAGACTTAATTATAGGAAGGAACTTCGATTTTTATGCTGGCGATGCCTTCTCCAAAGAAAAAATAATCGCTTTTGTAAATCCCACCAAAGGTCATAAATTTATGTCGGTAACGTGGCCTGGAATGATTGGCGTAGTATCGGGTATGAACGATGCCGGACTGACTGTTACTATAAATGCGGGAAAATCTAAAATTCCGTTAGTAGCCAAAACCCCAATATCTATTGTGACACGGGAAATATTACAGTATGCGGCAAATATCGACGAAGCCATTGCTATTGCTAAAAAACGACAAGTGTTTGTCTCCGAATCGATTTTTATAGGAAGTGCTCAAGATAATCGTGCTATCACCATAGAAATGGCACCTCATAATTTTGGTATTTATGAGATTGAAAACACCTCGCAGTTAATTTGTTCTAATCACTTTCAAAGTGAGGCTTTTAAAAATGATGAAAGAAACCTAAAACACATGGCCGAAAGTCATTCTATGTATCGTTACCAACGCATGGAAGAATTATTAAGCGACACTAAAAAATTAACACCACGAAAGGCGGTCGATATCCTTCGTAATAAAAAAGGATTAAACGATAAAACTATTGGTTACGGTAACGAAAAAGCTCTCAATCAACTTTTAGCGCATCATGGCATTGTGTTTAAACCTAAGCAAGGGTTAGTTTGGGTATCATCAAATCCGTATCAATTAGGAGAATTTGTCGCCTATAACTTAAATGAGGTGTTTAAAAATGCACCTAAAAATAATAACGCAAAGTCCTTACAAAAGGCACAACTAAATATTGAAGAAGACCCGTTTCTTTATACAAAAGCCTATCAAGATTACGAACGTTATCGCGTGTTAAGTCGTGACATAGCTTTAGCTATAAAAAATGATGATCATATAGCTCCTGATATGATTAATGAATTTAAACGCACAAACCCAGAATTTTGGGAAGTTCATTATTTAATAGGACGCTATTATTACGAAAAAAAATACTATACTGCTGCATTAAACAGCTTTAAAGAAGCCTTAACAAAAGAAATTACAACCGTTCCAAATCGTCTTGAGGTTGAAGACTATATAAAAAAATTAAACAGGAAAGTAAACTAGATGATTCCAGAGATAGAAAAAGCATCATTACAAGAAATACAAACGTTTCAGGAAGGTAAACTTCAGGAACTACTGTCGTATGTTAATACAAACTCTAAATACTACAAACGTGTTTTTAATGAAAATAATATTGATCTAAACACGATAAAGTCACTGGACGATTTAACCAAACTTCCCATTACTACAAAAGACGATTTACAACAATTCAACGACGATTTTTTATGTGTTCCTAAATCCAAAATCATCGATTACGTAACCACCTCGGGAACGCTTGGCGACCCCGTAACATTTGCCTTAACCGATAAAGATTTAGACCGTTTAGCTTATAACGAAGCCATTTCTTTTGCTTGCGCTGGCATTACAGCTAACGATGTGTTACAACTAACAACCACTATAGACAGAAGGTTTATGGCTGGATTAGCCTATTTTTTAGGCGTTAGAAAATTAGGAGCAGGAATTATTCGTGTTGGTGCAGGTGTTCCAGAATTACAATGGGATTCCATCTTAAAATTTAAACCAAGCTACCTAATTGTCGTGCCATCGTTTTTATTAAAACTTATAGAATACGCCAAACAACATAATATCGATGTAAACACTTCTGGTATAAAAGGTGCTATTTGTATTGGCGAATCGTTGAGGGATCAAGATTTCACACTAAACACATTAGCACAAAAAATCACTTCGCAGTGGGATATCGAATTATTTTCTACCTACGCCTCTACCGAAATGAATACTGCTTTTACCGAGTGCGAAGCGCAACAAGGTGGGCATCATCATCCTGAATTAATTATTGTTGAAATTTTAGACGACAACAACCAACCTGTGCCAAAAAATCATGTTGGCGAACTTACCATAACCACTTTAGGTGTTGAAGGTATGCCACTGTTACGATTTAAAACTGGCGATATGGTAAAAGCACATACCAATCCTTGTACTTGCGGACGAAACACCTTACGTTTAGGACCTGTTATTGGTAGAAAAAAACAAATGATAAAGTACAAAGGAACGACCTTGTATCCGCCAGCCATGGACAATATTTTAAACGATTTTAACGACGTGGAAAGCTACGTTATAGAAATCTCCCATAACAACATTGGTACCGACGAAATTTGTATTAAAATAGCTTCCAAAAACACCTCAGAAGAGGTGCAACACCGTATAAAAGATCATTTTAGAGCTAAGCTTCGTGTAAGTCCAAAAATCGAATTTCACGATATTAAAACCATACAAAAACTACAATTTCCTAAAATGAGTAGAAAACCCATTTTAGTCATCGATAAAAGAAAATAAACACCACTTTTTTTTCAACCCTAAGCCTTACAAGTGTTTGTAAGGTTTTTTTATGATTTGAGGTGTAAGAAAAGAACGTAATGTTGATAAATTGTTAAGAAGAAATTTCACGACATCTCATTTCATTTAGAATAATTTATGACTTTTATATCATAGTTAATCCTATTAATCCTAACCCATTTTTTCATGGAAATTTTACACATCACTAAAAGAAATTTTAGCCGTAAACCCTTCGAATTAAGCAAAATAACAAATGCTATTTTAAAAGCTATGAAGGCTGTAAATAACGGTGAAGCTGCAGATGCTCAGCTTATAGCTAACAACGTTCACGACGTTTTACTAGGACGCAAAAAACAAGATGCCGACTATGTGCCAACGGTAGAAGAAGTACAAGATGTTGTAGAAGAAAAACTCATGGAAAGTGCCTTTCATGATGTTGCCAAAGCATACATTCTTTACAGAAATAAACAAGCCCTTAGTCGTAAGAGTAACATCTTTGAAAAGCGTGTTAATTTAAAACCTTACGAGTACCCACAATTATACGATTATGTACCAGCAATAAGACACTCGTATTGGATTCACACCGAATTTAACTTTACTAGCGATATTCAAGATTTTAAATCGAATCTTAGCGAAGTAGAAAAAACAGCCATCAAAAACACCATGTTAGCTATTTCTCAAATAGAAGTAGCAGTAAAAACATTCTGGGGCGATATTTATCACAGAATGCCAAAACCAGAAATTGGATCGGTTGGCGCTACATTTGCCGAAAGTGAAGTAAGACACCACGATGCTTACTCACACTTATTAGAAATTTTAGGATTAAATAAAGAGTTTGAAGAGTTAAAGAAAAAACCTGTTATCATGAAACGGGTACAATACTTAGAAACTGCTCTTAAAAACGCCAAAAGCGAAAATAATCAAGAATACGCCGAGTCTATTTTATTATTCTCATTGTTTATCGAGCATGTATCGTTATTCTCGCAATTCTTAATCATTATGGCATTCAATAAGCATAAAAATATGCTTAAAGGAATTTCCAATGTGGTGGAAGCCACTTCTAAAGAAGAGCAAATTCATGGCGATTTCGGAATCGATATCATCAACATTATAAAAGACGAACACCCAGAATGGTTCGACGATAACTACAACACCATGATTCAAGATCTATGTAAAGAGGCGTTTATTGCCGAAAGTAAAATTATAGACTGGATTTTTGAAGATGGTGAACTAGATTTCTTACCAAAAAATGTAGTAAACGAGTTTATTAAAAACCGTTTTAACAAATCTCTGGAAAGTATTGGTATAGATAAAGTATTTGATATTGATGAAAACCTATTAGCGCAAACCGAATGGTTTGACGACGAAATTATTGGCACCAAACACGGCGACTTTTTCGTAAAAAGGTCTATTAACTATAGTAAAAGAACACAAAGTATAACTAGCGACGATTTATTCTAAAAATTAACCCTCAACCACAAACTTATGGAGAACAAAACTATCAACCATCAGCCGCAATCACAAGAACAAAACAGTACAACCAATCCCCTAGTAAATGCCAGAAAAGAGTATTTAGCCAATACCAATACAGAAGGTGGATTTGAATGGTTAAATGAATTTAGCCAGAAATTTTTAGAATCAGGATACCTTACCGAAGGGGTCTCGCCTAAACAACGTATCCGAGAAATTGCCGATAGAGCCGAGCAAATTCTTCAAATACCAGGATATTCCGATAAGTTTTACAACTACATGTCTGAAGGCTTTTTCTCGTTAGCATCGCCAGTATGGTCAAACTTTGGAAAAGAACGCGGATTACCTATTAGTTGTTTTGGATCGCATATAGACGATGATATGGGAAACATTCTCTACACACAATCCGAAGTAGGCATGATGTCTAAACTTGGTGGTGGTACATCGGGGTTTTTTGGTAAAATTCGTCATCGTGGAGCGCCAGTAAAAAACAATGGGCAAGCTTCTGGAGCGGTTCATATTATGCAGTTATTTGAATCTATGGTCGATGTGGTTAGCCAAGGTTCTGTACGTCGTGGACGCTTTTCTCCATACTTACCTATAGAGCATCCAGATGTTAAAGAATTTTTAGAAATTGGTACCGAAGGTAACCCTATACAACAATTAACACATGGCGTAACCGTAACCAGCAAGTGGATGCAAGAGATGATTGATGGCGATGTTGACAAACGTACCACTTGGGCAAAAGTACTACAAAGTCGTGGCGAAATGGGGTACCCATATGTGTTCTTTACCGATAACGCCAACAATGGTAAACCTGAGGTTTATAAGGACAAAAAACACGACATTTATGCGAGTAACTTATGTACAGAAATTATGTTACCATCAAACGATAACTGGTCGTTTGTATGTGTGCTATCTAGCGTAAACGTGTTACACTACGATAAATGGAAAAATACCGATGCTGTAGAAACCATGGTGTATTTCTTAGATGCCGTAATTACAGAATTTGTAGAAAAATTAGAAAGCTATCGTGACTCCTCTAATAGAGACGACCGTCAAACTTTCCTATTTATGGAGCGTGCCTATAATTTTGCTAAAGAAAACCGCGCCTTAGGGTTAGGTGTTTTAGGATGGCACTCCTTACTACAGTCTAAAATGCATGCGTTTAATAGTCAAGAAGCCTACAACTTAAACCGTGAGATCTTTAAAACCATAAAAGAGCGCTCTTACAAAGCTTCAGAAGAGCTAGCGCAAAAATTTGGAGAACCCGAAGTGTTAAAAGGTTACGGCCGTAGAAATGCCACCTTAAACGCTATTGCGCCAACAACCTCATCGGCATTTATTTTAGGACAAGTATCACAAGGCATCGAACCTATTTGGTCTAACATTTATGTTAAGGATATTGCTAAAATAAAAACCACGATAAAAAATCCATTCTTAGAAGCTTTATTAGAAGAAAAGGGGCAAAATACGACCGAAGTATGGCGTAGCATAAGAGATATGGATGGATCGGTGCAACATTTAGAGTTTTTAACCGAAAATGAAAAAGCGGTCTTTAAAACCTATTCCGAAATAGATCAACTTGATGTTATTTACCACGCTGCAGGAAGACAAGAGTTTATAGATCAAGGCCAATCGGTAAACATTATTGTGCACCCAGAAATGCCGGTTAAAGAAATTAATAACATTCATGTTACCGCTTGGAAACTAGGATTAAAATCGCTGTATTACCAACACAGTATGAATGCGGCACAAAAATTTAAGCAGAAAAAAGAATGCACAAGTTGCGAAGCGTAACGAGTAACTAAACCTATAAAAAAAAGCCATTTAGAACTATCTGTTTTAAATGGCTTTTATATTTAATTATTTTCTAATTTAAACCGCCGTATAAC carries:
- a CDS encoding C45 family peptidase gives rise to the protein MNLFKKISHYNIVVIVLLLFVLSSCGVSKSLHDVPNVSQYDNHIPSRTQLSDSSYILKTNYITKNKQGQWELFVDGNPLQIGLKTGYLTKELFVKQEDAFLSKVDDIVPSKTKQYLLRKMLAWYNRKMYLHVPEEYKTEIYGLSKYAGDKYDYVADDYLRVLYLHGAHDIGHAFQDLALVGCSSFAAWGDKTEDGDLIIGRNFDFYAGDAFSKEKIIAFVNPTKGHKFMSVTWPGMIGVVSGMNDAGLTVTINAGKSKIPLVAKTPISIVTREILQYAANIDEAIAIAKKRQVFVSESIFIGSAQDNRAITIEMAPHNFGIYEIENTSQLICSNHFQSEAFKNDERNLKHMAESHSMYRYQRMEELLSDTKKLTPRKAVDILRNKKGLNDKTIGYGNEKALNQLLAHHGIVFKPKQGLVWVSSNPYQLGEFVAYNLNEVFKNAPKNNNAKSLQKAQLNIEEDPFLYTKAYQDYERYRVLSRDIALAIKNDDHIAPDMINEFKRTNPEFWEVHYLIGRYYYEKKYYTAALNSFKEALTKEITTVPNRLEVEDYIKKLNRKVN
- a CDS encoding AMP-binding protein, with translation MIPEIEKASLQEIQTFQEGKLQELLSYVNTNSKYYKRVFNENNIDLNTIKSLDDLTKLPITTKDDLQQFNDDFLCVPKSKIIDYVTTSGTLGDPVTFALTDKDLDRLAYNEAISFACAGITANDVLQLTTTIDRRFMAGLAYFLGVRKLGAGIIRVGAGVPELQWDSILKFKPSYLIVVPSFLLKLIEYAKQHNIDVNTSGIKGAICIGESLRDQDFTLNTLAQKITSQWDIELFSTYASTEMNTAFTECEAQQGGHHHPELIIVEILDDNNQPVPKNHVGELTITTLGVEGMPLLRFKTGDMVKAHTNPCTCGRNTLRLGPVIGRKKQMIKYKGTTLYPPAMDNILNDFNDVESYVIEISHNNIGTDEICIKIASKNTSEEVQHRIKDHFRAKLRVSPKIEFHDIKTIQKLQFPKMSRKPILVIDKRK
- a CDS encoding ribonucleotide-diphosphate reductase subunit beta, with amino-acid sequence MEILHITKRNFSRKPFELSKITNAILKAMKAVNNGEAADAQLIANNVHDVLLGRKKQDADYVPTVEEVQDVVEEKLMESAFHDVAKAYILYRNKQALSRKSNIFEKRVNLKPYEYPQLYDYVPAIRHSYWIHTEFNFTSDIQDFKSNLSEVEKTAIKNTMLAISQIEVAVKTFWGDIYHRMPKPEIGSVGATFAESEVRHHDAYSHLLEILGLNKEFEELKKKPVIMKRVQYLETALKNAKSENNQEYAESILLFSLFIEHVSLFSQFLIIMAFNKHKNMLKGISNVVEATSKEEQIHGDFGIDIINIIKDEHPEWFDDNYNTMIQDLCKEAFIAESKIIDWIFEDGELDFLPKNVVNEFIKNRFNKSLESIGIDKVFDIDENLLAQTEWFDDEIIGTKHGDFFVKRSINYSKRTQSITSDDLF
- a CDS encoding ribonucleoside-diphosphate reductase subunit alpha encodes the protein MENKTINHQPQSQEQNSTTNPLVNARKEYLANTNTEGGFEWLNEFSQKFLESGYLTEGVSPKQRIREIADRAEQILQIPGYSDKFYNYMSEGFFSLASPVWSNFGKERGLPISCFGSHIDDDMGNILYTQSEVGMMSKLGGGTSGFFGKIRHRGAPVKNNGQASGAVHIMQLFESMVDVVSQGSVRRGRFSPYLPIEHPDVKEFLEIGTEGNPIQQLTHGVTVTSKWMQEMIDGDVDKRTTWAKVLQSRGEMGYPYVFFTDNANNGKPEVYKDKKHDIYASNLCTEIMLPSNDNWSFVCVLSSVNVLHYDKWKNTDAVETMVYFLDAVITEFVEKLESYRDSSNRDDRQTFLFMERAYNFAKENRALGLGVLGWHSLLQSKMHAFNSQEAYNLNREIFKTIKERSYKASEELAQKFGEPEVLKGYGRRNATLNAIAPTTSSAFILGQVSQGIEPIWSNIYVKDIAKIKTTIKNPFLEALLEEKGQNTTEVWRSIRDMDGSVQHLEFLTENEKAVFKTYSEIDQLDVIYHAAGRQEFIDQGQSVNIIVHPEMPVKEINNIHVTAWKLGLKSLYYQHSMNAAQKFKQKKECTSCEA